In Hoeflea ulvae, one genomic interval encodes:
- a CDS encoding DUF2062 domain-containing protein, whose product MLFRRRKPEGLFDRMRTALWPRRSFGRSFQYFAKRVLRLTATPHAIAAGVAAGVFASWTPLLGFHFILAFALSYALAGNMMAAAIGTGFGNPLSFPFIWALTLKIGNLLIGIDTGAHHKQVDLQALLRHLDVGQLWDPVIKPMLIGAIPPGVITAVGFYILTYWGVRVFQTRRKSRLAARAKARIREMAAARAERSADRAKRA is encoded by the coding sequence ATGTTGTTTCGCCGTCGAAAACCAGAGGGACTTTTTGACCGGATGCGCACCGCGCTCTGGCCACGGAGGTCGTTTGGCCGGTCGTTTCAGTATTTCGCCAAGCGGGTGCTGCGACTGACCGCGACACCGCATGCGATTGCCGCCGGTGTGGCCGCCGGGGTTTTTGCGTCCTGGACACCGTTGCTGGGGTTTCATTTCATCCTGGCCTTTGCGCTGTCCTATGCGCTGGCCGGCAACATGATGGCCGCGGCAATCGGAACCGGTTTCGGCAACCCGCTGTCCTTTCCCTTCATCTGGGCGCTGACGCTCAAGATCGGCAATCTGCTGATCGGTATCGACACCGGCGCACACCACAAGCAGGTTGATCTGCAGGCGCTGCTGCGCCACCTTGATGTCGGCCAGTTGTGGGATCCGGTGATCAAGCCGATGCTGATCGGGGCGATTCCACCCGGGGTCATCACCGCCGTGGGCTTCTACATTCTGACCTATTGGGGCGTCCGGGTGTTCCAGACCCGCCGCAAATCCCGACTGGCGGCGCGCGCCAAGGCCCGGATCCGGGAAATGGCCGCAGCCCGCGCCGAAAGGTCGGCAGACCGGGCGAAACGCGCGTGA
- the acpS gene encoding holo-ACP synthase, with amino-acid sequence MIIGIGSDLIDIRRIEKTLERHGERFTNRCFTEVEQAKSDRRAMRAASYAKRFAAKEACSKALGTGLSQGVFWRDMGVVNLPGGKPTMRLSGGAAKRLEQMTPAGMVCAIHLTITDDYPLAQAFVIIEALPQV; translated from the coding sequence GTGATCATCGGGATCGGCAGCGATCTGATTGACATCAGACGGATTGAAAAGACCCTGGAGCGCCACGGCGAGCGCTTCACCAACCGGTGCTTTACCGAGGTGGAGCAGGCCAAATCCGATCGCAGGGCCATGCGTGCGGCGTCCTACGCCAAGCGCTTTGCGGCAAAGGAGGCCTGTTCGAAGGCGCTCGGGACCGGCCTGTCGCAGGGTGTCTTCTGGCGCGACATGGGCGTCGTCAATCTGCCCGGCGGCAAGCCGACAATGCGCTTGAGCGGGGGCGCGGCCAAGCGGCTGGAACAGATGACGCCGGCAGGCATGGTCTGCGCCATTCATTTGACAATAACCGATGATTATCCGCTGGCGCAGGCCTTTGTGATCATCGAGGCATTGCCGCAAGTCTGA
- a CDS encoding RelA/SpoT family protein — protein MMRQYELVERVQKYKPDANEALLNKAYVYAMQKHGKQMRASGDPYISHPLEVAAILTEMRLDESTIAVALLHDTIEDTSATRAEIDELFGEDIGRLVEGLTKIKKLDLVTKRAKQAENLRKLLLAISDDVRVLLVKLADRLHNMRTLDHVPPEKRARIAEETMDIYAPLAGRMGMQDMREELEELAFKNINSEAYDTVTGKLAELSKRNRDLIHTIEDDLSALFHEQGLTAQVKGRQKKAYSVFRKMQSKSLSFEQLSDVFGFRIIVDTEADCYRALGIVHMRWSVVPGRFKDYISTPKQNDYRSIHTTIVGPSRQRVELQIRTRLMQDIAERGVAAHALYKDATNSGDAELLSKDSRAYSWLRQTIEALSVGDNPEDFLEHTKLELFQDQVFCFTPKGQLIALPRGATPIDFAYAVHTDIGDTCVGAKINGRIMPLVTRLANGDEVEILRSGVQVPPPAWEEIVVTGKARAAIRRATKTAVRKQYSGLGMRILERTFNRAGKPLSRESLKPVLHRLGHKEVDDMLAAVGRGELISEDVIRAVYPNHQETRVSPRKPADEGWFNLRSAAGLIFKLPGLNKAQKPARVSRLHGGDPDMDAMPIRGMDDNAVVRFGPGGAVPGDRIVGILEPGAGITIYPIQSPGLTKFDDEPHRWVDIRWDIDENNKNRFPARILVTAINAPGTLADVAQMIATSETNIQNLSMGRVAADFTEMLIDLQVWDLKHLNQLITQLKELGSVSTIERIYE, from the coding sequence ATGATGCGTCAGTACGAGCTCGTGGAGCGCGTGCAAAAATACAAGCCGGACGCCAATGAGGCCCTGCTCAACAAGGCCTATGTCTATGCCATGCAGAAGCATGGCAAGCAGATGCGCGCCAGCGGCGATCCCTACATCTCCCACCCGCTGGAAGTTGCTGCGATCCTGACCGAAATGCGGCTTGATGAATCGACCATTGCGGTCGCTCTTTTGCATGACACCATAGAAGACACCTCCGCGACACGGGCCGAGATCGACGAGCTGTTTGGCGAGGACATCGGCAGGCTGGTCGAAGGGCTGACCAAGATCAAGAAGCTCGACCTGGTCACCAAGCGGGCCAAGCAGGCGGAAAACCTGAGAAAACTGCTGCTGGCCATTTCCGACGATGTCCGGGTGCTGCTGGTCAAGCTGGCCGACCGTTTGCACAATATGCGCACGCTCGACCACGTGCCGCCGGAAAAACGCGCCCGCATTGCCGAAGAGACCATGGATATCTATGCGCCGCTGGCCGGCCGCATGGGCATGCAGGACATGCGCGAGGAGCTTGAGGAACTCGCCTTCAAGAACATCAACAGTGAAGCCTATGACACCGTCACCGGCAAGCTGGCGGAACTGTCCAAGCGCAATCGCGATCTCATCCACACCATCGAGGATGATTTGTCGGCGCTGTTTCACGAGCAGGGCCTGACGGCCCAGGTCAAGGGGCGGCAGAAGAAGGCCTATTCCGTGTTCCGGAAGATGCAGTCGAAGTCGCTGTCGTTCGAGCAGCTCTCGGACGTGTTCGGCTTCCGCATCATCGTCGACACCGAGGCCGACTGCTACCGGGCGCTGGGCATCGTGCACATGCGCTGGTCGGTGGTGCCGGGACGATTCAAGGATTACATCTCGACGCCCAAACAGAATGACTACCGCTCGATTCACACCACAATCGTCGGGCCCTCGCGCCAGCGCGTCGAACTGCAGATCCGCACCCGGCTGATGCAGGACATTGCCGAACGGGGCGTGGCGGCCCACGCGCTCTACAAGGACGCCACAAACAGCGGCGATGCGGAATTGCTGTCCAAGGATTCGCGGGCCTATTCCTGGCTGCGCCAGACCATCGAGGCGCTCTCGGTCGGCGACAATCCCGAGGATTTTCTCGAGCATACCAAGCTTGAACTGTTTCAGGACCAGGTGTTCTGCTTTACGCCGAAGGGGCAGCTCATTGCGCTGCCGCGCGGGGCCACGCCGATCGATTTCGCCTATGCGGTGCACACCGACATCGGCGACACCTGTGTCGGCGCCAAGATCAACGGCCGGATCATGCCGCTGGTGACGCGGCTGGCCAATGGCGACGAGGTGGAAATCCTGCGTTCGGGCGTTCAGGTGCCTCCGCCGGCCTGGGAGGAAATCGTCGTCACCGGCAAGGCCCGCGCCGCAATCCGGCGCGCCACCAAGACCGCGGTGCGCAAGCAATATTCCGGCCTGGGCATGCGGATTCTCGAACGCACCTTCAACCGGGCCGGCAAGCCGCTGTCTCGGGAAAGCCTGAAGCCGGTGCTGCACCGGCTGGGCCACAAGGAAGTCGACGACATGCTGGCGGCCGTCGGCCGCGGCGAGCTGATCTCGGAAGATGTGATCCGCGCGGTCTATCCCAATCACCAGGAAACGCGGGTGTCACCGCGCAAGCCTGCGGATGAGGGCTGGTTCAACCTGCGCAGCGCCGCGGGGCTTATCTTCAAGCTGCCCGGCCTCAACAAGGCGCAAAAGCCTGCCAGGGTCTCCCGGCTGCATGGCGGCGATCCGGACATGGACGCCATGCCGATCCGCGGCATGGACGACAATGCGGTGGTGCGCTTCGGCCCCGGCGGCGCGGTTCCGGGCGACCGGATTGTCGGCATCCTTGAACCGGGCGCCGGAATCACCATCTATCCGATCCAGTCGCCGGGTCTGACCAAGTTCGATGACGAGCCGCACAGGTGGGTCGATATCCGCTGGGATATCGATGAGAACAACAAGAACCGGTTTCCCGCGCGCATTCTCGTCACCGCGATCAATGCGCCGGGAACGCTGGCCGATGTGGCGCAGATGATTGCGACCAGCGAAACCAATATCCAGAATCTGTCGATGGGCCGCGTGGCTGCGGATTTCACCGAGATGCTGATCGATCTGCAGGTCTGGGATCTCAAGCATCTCAACCAGCTGATCACCCAGCTCAAGGAACTGGGGTCGGTGTCGACGATCGAGCGAATCTACGAGTAG